From Solibacillus sp. FSL W7-1464:
AAGCCCCAGCTTGTGAATCCCCTCGTCGGTAATCACTAAAAGCATATTTAATTCCAAACTTTTCACTAGCTCCGGCAATCTTTCGAGGCTATTTTCCCCTTGGAGTAATTCCGGCTTTCTCCAGTTCATGAGCTTCATACCGACACGCATTGAACTTTGGACGGTTCTGCAATAGGCTGTATACATTGAACGAAACACTCCATTTCTCTCGATTTATGTATCCTTTCTTTAACTATTCCGCATCTACTTTTAAAATTCCTTGTTTACCACAAAATCCGACCAACAAAAAAACGAACCCGTAACGGATTCGTTCATAAAACTTTATTAATCGTTTGCAAAAAATACTTTGTCAGCAAATGAAATCGGCTGTTTTTCAAAATCCTTCTCGCTCATTGCGATAACAGCCAGGTCGATATCAAGCTCCTGCATTTTCCCTGCCATCACTTGCGGATTCAATTTATGGAAATCGGTAAATTGATTGTCCGTAATAATCATGAGATCACGCTGATTATCGATGTAGTCCTGAGTAAAGTATTCAATCGCCTTTTCTATAGCCGGCATAATTTGGGCTTCCCCGGTTAGATAATGCTGCAAAAATTGATCGAACAATTCAATATCAAGTATTCCATTTTTAAAAAGAAGGGGTTGAGCCGGTATATTGCTAAACGGAAGTATGATTAAATCCCTCTTCTGGACAGCACATAAATTAAATAGCGGTAATATCGTCCCTTTTGTAAAAGTTTCAAACTTATTCATGGCGTCAGACTGCTGAACGATGACAATCATCGGCGAATAAGTATTTTTTATCTCTTCAAACGGTACGTACAATACATTTCCATCAATGACCGTCCGATCTTTCATCAATTGCTTTTGTTGGTCCATCGGGAATAAATAATCTTTATCCTGTATTTTCGGCATCGTTGCTTCCACTTCTGCAATCATTTCTTCAAGTGCAATTGCTATTTCTGAGACCTCTATGAATAGTGGTTGTCGTCCAAATTTCTCCAGAAACTGTTGCTGCTGATTTTCTTCCAAAGCTTGAAAAGATGCATTACGGTATAAAAAATGAAGAATTTCATCGGTTAAAACAGTCTTAGAATCATTTGTCATCTGAAACCCCTCCATTAGTTTTCAAATTAATACCGATAGTATAGCGAAAAATAAAATTAAAAAGTAGTAATTTAAACTGTAAAAGAATAACTAACTTTATATTTGTGTTTAATTTGTGTTTTTCTCCATAAAAAAAGCGGTATCTCTATCACTAGGATACCGCTCCACACATAAATGTATGTAATTATAATTTTTGAGTTAAAGCGTGTAAAGTATCTTTCAAATCACGATCGCTGTCAGAAAGCTCAATTAAGTTTTCTAAACGTTCGTGTAAGACAGGACGTTCGATTACTAATTGCTCATGTAAAACTTGAACGAATAATTCAATAAGCATACGATTTTGAATTAATAATGCTTCTTCCACTCGGTCTGGGTTAATTTTATATTCTTTTACTTTTTTCGCCATTTGAAAATAGCCTCCCTTTTGTTTATACATCGTTATTTTAGCACACGGCTGTTTAATTTTGTGAAATTATTTCATTTTCAGCAATCGTTTGTGTTTTTCCGTACATCAGCCAGTTGTACCCAGAAAATCTTCGTAAGAAAAAACTTCATCCCAAGGCATGAAGTTTTTGAAAAGCTCCATTGTAAAATAACATTTCCAACAGCCGGCCTTTCCGATTTAACAGCCGATTTTTTTTACCTTTTCAATAATTTTCTCATAGATCGGGATCATATGCGCTTCCGTACATTTTTCGGCAACTTCGTCCATTTCGATCCAGCCGACTTCACTGTTTTCATCGAGTTTCGCCTGAAACGTTGCCTCATCACCGACCTCAAATATATAAGTCACATTGAAATGTAAATGTGCCGCAACATATTTTCCGTTCTTCATATGACCGATTACCGGCAGAATATCAAGCGAAATAATATCTTCCTGAATCGCTTTCACTTCTGCAAGTCCCGCTTCTTCCAAAAGCTCTTTTTTTGCCACATTAAATAATTCCGGATCACCATCTGCATGACCGCCCATCCAGCCCCATGAATTATAAATATTATGATGGGCCATTAATACGCGGGTGCGGTCCGGGTTGAATACAAAAGCAGAAGCTGTAAAGTGCAGAACTTCATTGTTTCGTGTCAGGACATCTGATAAAGTAACCATTGCACGTAAAATGATGTCCCGATCCTTTTCTTCCTGTTCATTGTAAGGTACATATTGTTTAATCTGTTCATGTAAGGTCATTTTAATCCTCCCTATTCCTATATAGTTTTAGAAAGATAGTGAAAAGGACGTGTCCGCCAAACGCATGCGGCACACCTCCTTTTCATAGATTTTTAATTTAGGAAATAAGCGTTTTGACAACTTTTGAAATAGTCGCTCCATCTGCTTTACCATCGAGTAATGGCTTTGCAATTTTCATTGCATCTCCCATATTCATGCCTGACGTAATACCTGCTGCCTGAAGCTCAGCTGAAATCTCTTCCTCTGTTAACTGCTTTGGTAAAAAGCTTTTTAAAATAACTAATTTTGCTTCTTCTTTTTCAATTAAGTCTGAACGTTCCGCTTGCTTTGCACCTTCCAGTGACTGGTTTGTCTGCTTAATTTCACGATTAATGACAGCTGTTTCTTCCTGTGGCGTCAATTCAGCGCCCTTTTCCTTTTCTGCGGCATCCAATGCGGATTTCACTAAAGTCAGTACTCCTTTAGCTAACACATCTTTGTTTTTCATCGCTTGCTTTAATTGGTCAAATACAATTGTTTTTAACATGCTGTCTACCCCTTTACATTTAAATAAGTATGTAACTTATTTGAATTATCTTTATTGTACCATGTACCCTTTCATTTCATATATTATTCATAAACAAATTGTTGAAATAAAGATAACATTTTTTTTGAAGTAGATTCCGTAAATGTTGCCAATTCTCTCTTACCAAACGGAAGAATATAAAGAAGACCTTTTTCGTTCTGCCAAACCGTATAGGATTCCCCTTCATTACGAATCACGTACAGCGGCGGCTCCGTTATTTCGATCGCCTCTTCATTTATAAGTACTGCTTTCCCGTATATCTCGTTGAATTCTTCAAGAACTTGGTCGGTTAATTCTATTTCTTTTATTCCATCGGCACGTTCTTTAGGCAAAAGAATTTCCAGACCATAATGAAGGCCTACACCTGCAAATTCAGTGCCTATCCGGTCTTCTGAAATTACCGTTTCTTTTAAATTGACATAATCGCCTACTTGAACCGGGTTCTTCGGATCATTTATAAACCATGCAGCAAATTTATCTACAAAAATACGAGGTGAAATCTGATTATATTCGTTAGTCGTCATATTCTTAACAAATAAAAACATATTATCCTCTACCGCTACTACCGCCCCGGAATTACTTAAACTTTTATTCGATGAAAATATAATATTATGTTGCTCTTTAAACTGATCTAATTGTGACTTATAATGTGTTTCCATATAGGACATTCCCATGAAATTTCCATAGGAATTAGCAATTCCCGGTAGCATTTTCGAATAATCCCGAAACATCTTTTCTTCCAACTTTTTGTTATAGGCTACCGTTTCTATTAATAGCGGGACAATATTTTCATCAAATTTTTCTTTTGGAATATGATTAGATACGGAAGCTGATGCTAACACACCTGTAAGGTCGCTTTCATTCCATTTTTGTTCAAGGAAATTTTTCGCCTGCTGACGATCCTCATCTGTAATTGTAATTCCGATACTCTTTGCATATTTCGGTATACCTATAATCTCCACCATTTGTAAGTAAGCATTAGCACGACTTGTCTCTGTACCGCCTTTATATTCCATTTCTTCAAGTACAGTGATAAATTCAAATAAATCTTCATTCGTAGGTTGGTCAGCCTGGCTAAGATCCATCATTTCCGGAATAAATATCTGCCAGGTAAAAAGGAACAGAGTCACAATAACTGCAGGCACTAAATAATAGCCCATCTTCT
This genomic window contains:
- a CDS encoding phosphate-starvation-inducible protein PsiE, which produces MAKKVKEYKINPDRVEEALLIQNRMLIELFVQVLHEQLVIERPVLHERLENLIELSDSDRDLKDTLHALTQKL
- a CDS encoding NUDIX hydrolase encodes the protein MTLHEQIKQYVPYNEQEEKDRDIILRAMVTLSDVLTRNNEVLHFTASAFVFNPDRTRVLMAHHNIYNSWGWMGGHADGDPELFNVAKKELLEEAGLAEVKAIQEDIISLDILPVIGHMKNGKYVAAHLHFNVTYIFEVGDEATFQAKLDENSEVGWIEMDEVAEKCTEAHMIPIYEKIIEKVKKIGC
- a CDS encoding GatB/YqeY domain-containing protein encodes the protein MLKTIVFDQLKQAMKNKDVLAKGVLTLVKSALDAAEKEKGAELTPQEETAVINREIKQTNQSLEGAKQAERSDLIEKEEAKLVILKSFLPKQLTEEEISAELQAAGITSGMNMGDAMKIAKPLLDGKADGATISKVVKTLIS